The genomic interval GCCGACGAACTTCTTCGAGGGTTTGACCGGCAACAGGTCCTTGGCAGGTTCGGCGTACCCGACGGAGACGATCTGGTCGCCGTGGAAGGTGAACGAGGTCAGGCTGGCCAGGCTGCACTGCCGCTTGCGCGGGTCGTGGAACATCCGGCGGTTCTCGATCGCGGACCTGACGATCCAGATCGGCAGCTGGTGCGACACGATCAGCGCCTCGTGCCCGGCGGCCTTCTCCCGGGCGGTCTCGATCGCGTCCCGCATCCGCCGGACGATCTGCTGGTACGGCTCGCCCCAGGACGGCTTCCACGGGTTCCGCAGCAGCCACCACGCGCTCGGGTTCTTCAGCGCGCCGTCGCCGACGCCGAACTTCTTGCCCTCGAACAGGTTCGCCGCCTCGATCACCCGCTCGTCGATGTCGGGCGTGAGCCCGAACACCTTGGCGATCGGCTCCATCGTCTCCTGGGCCCGCTCCAGCGGCGAGCTGACCAGGTGCACGACGTCGCGGCCCTTCACGTGGTCGGCCACTCGTTCCGCCATCGCGCGGCCGAGCTCGGACAGGTGGAAGTCGGGGATCCGGCCGTAGAGCACGCCGGTCGGGTTGTACACCTCGCCGTGACGCATCAGGTGCACGACCGTCGTTTCGGTCACTGCTGCCCTCTCATCTGTTCTGCACAGCCCTTCAGTTCTGTACTGCGGCGGCCGCGCGAGCAGCCGGGGCGAGCGCGGACTCGAGCTCGGCCAACGCATCGTCGTCGATGGCCGCACTGACGAACCAGGCCTCGAAGGCGCTCGGCGGCAGGTAGACGCCGGCGTCCAGCATGGCATGGAAGAACGCCGTGAACCGTGGCAGCACAGACGCGTTCGCACCGGTGAAGTCCCGGATCTCGGCAGGTCCCTCCGATGACTCCACGAAGAAGACACTGAAGAGGTTCCCGGCCGCGGAGATGACGTGCGGCACACCTTCCTTGTCCAGCGCGGTCGACACCAGCCGCTGGATGGTCAGCGAGGTCTCGTCCAGCTTCGCGTACACCTCGTCGGTGGCCAGCCGCAGCGTGGTCAGACCGGCCGTGGTGGCGATCGGGTTCCCGGACAGGGTCCCCGCCTGGTAGACCGAGCCCTCCGGCGCCAGGTGCGCCATCACGTCCGCGCGCCCACCGAAGGCGGCCGCCGGGAAGCCACCACCCATCACCTTGCCGAACGTCATCAGATCCGGCTGCACGCCGTCGACGCCGTACCAGCCGGAGCGGGTGATCCGGAAGCCGGTCATCACCTCGTCGGAGATGAACAGGGCGCCGTTCGCACGGCAGATCTGCGCGAGGAAACCGTTGAAGTTGTCCCGCGGCGGGACGACGCCCATGTTCCCCGGGGAGGCCTCGGTGATCACGGCCGCGATCTGATCGCCGTACTCCGCGAACGCGGCGGCGACCGCGGCCTGGTCGTTGTACGGCAGGACGATCGTGTCGGCGGTGGTCGCCTCGGTGACACCCGGCGTCCCCGGGATGCCGAGCGTCAGTACGCCGGAACCGGCCTGGGCCAGCAGGGCGTCGACGTGGCCGTGGTAGCAGCCGGCGAACTTGATGATCTTGGCGCGCCCGGTGAACCCGCGCGCCAGCCGGAGCGCGGACATCGTGGCCTCGGTCCCGGACGACACCAGCCGGACCTTGTCCACCGGCGTCCGGGCGACGATCTCCTCACCGAGCAGCACCTCGGTCTCGGTCGGCGTCCCGTACGAGGTACCCCGGCCGACCGCGGCCTGGACGGCGGCGATCACCTCGGGATGGGCGTGTCCGAGCAGCAGCGGACCCCAGGAGGAGACCAGATCGAGGTAGCGGTTGCCGTCGACGTCGGTCATGTGACATCCGTCACCGGACGCCATGAAGCGCGGTACGCCGCCGACGGCGCGGAACGCGCGGACCGGAGAGTTGACCCCGCCGGGGGTGACTGCGGAGGCCCTGTCGAAGAGCTTGGCGGACTGTTCAGTGTGGTCGGGCACGGCGGCTATTCTCCCCCGGGCACCCTGCGGTCCCACCGGCAGGGCCGGGCGAATTCCGGGACCGGATCGTCCGCAGGGGGTTCACAGGCGCTTTGTTACGCGCCAGTATGGGTACCCGGTGACCGCACGTACACGGTCTCGTCCGGCGCGTAACCCACGCAACGGGGCGGACGTTAGACCAATGACGACGGCAACCGAGAACGACACAAAGACTGTCCGCAGCGTGGGGCCGGACCGGTCGATGAGTCACGGAGGGGAATCATCGATGGCGAAGGGCAAGCGCCGCGCCACGGGTGGCGGCTGGCGTCAGGTGGCGCCGCTGATCCCGTTGGCGCTGTTCGCGAGCGCATTCACCGTCAGTGCCACGGACGATCCGGCGGTCGCCACGGCGTCGCTGGAGCAGGGTCTGTCCGGAGGTAACTCGGTCGTCGTTCCGAAGCAGCCGATCTCCCAGCCGGCCAACGTGCCAGGCCCGGGTGCGGTCGGCCCGGGCGTCGATCCTGGCGAACAACCGACCCAAGTGGTCTCGGGGCTGTCCAAGAACGGCATTCCGAACGCCGCACTGAAGGCGTACTCCCGGGCCCAGCAGGTGCTGGCCCAGGTCGACCCGTCGTGTCACCTGCCCTGGACGCTGGTGGCCGCGATCGGCCGGGTGGAGTCCAATCACG from Kribbella sp. NBC_00709 carries:
- the hemL gene encoding glutamate-1-semialdehyde 2,1-aminomutase; protein product: MAAVPDHTEQSAKLFDRASAVTPGGVNSPVRAFRAVGGVPRFMASGDGCHMTDVDGNRYLDLVSSWGPLLLGHAHPEVIAAVQAAVGRGTSYGTPTETEVLLGEEIVARTPVDKVRLVSSGTEATMSALRLARGFTGRAKIIKFAGCYHGHVDALLAQAGSGVLTLGIPGTPGVTEATTADTIVLPYNDQAAVAAAFAEYGDQIAAVITEASPGNMGVVPPRDNFNGFLAQICRANGALFISDEVMTGFRITRSGWYGVDGVQPDLMTFGKVMGGGFPAAAFGGRADVMAHLAPEGSVYQAGTLSGNPIATTAGLTTLRLATDEVYAKLDETSLTIQRLVSTALDKEGVPHVISAAGNLFSVFFVESSEGPAEIRDFTGANASVLPRFTAFFHAMLDAGVYLPPSAFEAWFVSAAIDDDALAELESALAPAARAAAAVQN
- a CDS encoding histidine phosphatase family protein, translated to MRHGEVYNPTGVLYGRIPDFHLSELGRAMAERVADHVKGRDVVHLVSSPLERAQETMEPIAKVFGLTPDIDERVIEAANLFEGKKFGVGDGALKNPSAWWLLRNPWKPSWGEPYQQIVRRMRDAIETAREKAAGHEALIVSHQLPIWIVRSAIENRRMFHDPRKRQCSLASLTSFTFHGDQIVSVGYAEPAKDLLPVKPSKKFVGGA